Proteins encoded within one genomic window of Nitrospina gracilis 3/211:
- a CDS encoding YqaA family protein, whose protein sequence is MFSAAFLAATILPLSSEVVLSALLLNGLTPSVLVAVATLGNVLGSVVNFGLGYWGTELYKRKFFRVSDNEIDAALARYQKYGTASLVFAWVPVIGDPLTLAAGILRVNFMAFLVLVTAGKLGRYLVLTYIILQT, encoded by the coding sequence ATGTTCTCCGCCGCGTTCCTCGCGGCGACGATTCTCCCTTTGAGTTCCGAGGTGGTTCTGAGTGCCCTCCTGTTGAACGGCCTGACGCCATCGGTCCTGGTTGCCGTTGCCACCCTGGGCAATGTGCTGGGTTCCGTCGTGAATTTCGGGCTGGGTTACTGGGGTACCGAACTGTATAAACGGAAATTTTTCAGGGTTTCAGACAACGAAATTGATGCTGCGCTGGCACGGTACCAAAAATATGGCACCGCCTCCCTCGTCTTTGCATGGGTCCCGGTAATCGGTGATCCCCTGACCCTCGCGGCAGGCATCCTGCGGGTGAATTTCATGGCATTTCTTGTTCTGGTCACCGCGGGAAAACTGGGACGATACCTGGTGCTCACTTACATCATCCTGCAAACCTGA
- a CDS encoding tetratricopeptide repeat protein, whose translation MQNPQLSIDQLLQEAAQALNAQRLEDARNLLQQVLELDASHFDALHILGVLAFQKGSPAEAEDFIRRALAVDDGFAEAHYNLGKVLRERGRLKEAAEAYQKAVRINDRLDPAWFNLGLVELEWGHHPQAVDAFRRAAEIDPTDPDYPFNLGNALSTLGDVKEARRQFERTVFLDPSYAHAWNNLGIMLRECGEIKEAMDAYQRALDINPQFADAHFNLGNLYEAQGNAEQALVSYQQAVKANPRFAKAYNNLANIYYLQMEMDRARETYETVLEIDPANHTARHMMDALRGATTQAAPAEYVSRLFDKAAPEFEERLVLSLKYQSPKELRQMLDALVPEEKVFDCAVDLGCGTGLSGEAFKSRTRRLVGVDLSARMLQKAREKKIYDALHEGGLVEFLDQSQEKFDLYLAADVLVYIGDLDPLFQAARKRATGSAWFLFSVERVDETDFALRPTGRYAHSRSYIESIADKHGFTCMAIEETVVRMERDEPIPGYNVVTRLKETD comes from the coding sequence TTGCAAAATCCTCAGCTCAGTATTGACCAACTTCTTCAGGAAGCGGCGCAGGCGCTGAATGCCCAACGGCTGGAAGATGCCCGGAATTTGCTTCAACAGGTATTGGAACTGGACGCCAGCCATTTCGATGCACTGCATATTCTGGGGGTGCTGGCTTTCCAGAAAGGCAGCCCTGCGGAAGCGGAGGATTTCATTCGCCGCGCGCTGGCAGTGGACGACGGTTTTGCCGAAGCACACTACAACCTTGGAAAAGTGTTGCGGGAACGGGGACGGCTGAAGGAAGCGGCGGAGGCTTACCAAAAAGCCGTGCGGATCAATGACCGCCTCGATCCGGCATGGTTCAACCTGGGGCTGGTCGAGTTGGAATGGGGCCATCATCCGCAGGCGGTCGATGCCTTCCGCCGAGCGGCAGAAATCGATCCCACCGATCCGGACTATCCGTTCAACCTGGGAAACGCCCTTTCCACCCTGGGAGACGTGAAGGAAGCCCGTCGGCAATTCGAACGCACGGTTTTCCTCGATCCGTCCTACGCCCACGCCTGGAATAATCTTGGCATCATGTTGCGGGAATGTGGGGAGATTAAAGAGGCGATGGATGCCTACCAACGCGCCCTGGACATCAATCCCCAGTTCGCGGATGCCCATTTCAATCTCGGCAACCTGTATGAAGCCCAGGGAAATGCCGAGCAGGCTTTGGTTTCCTATCAGCAGGCGGTGAAAGCCAACCCCAGGTTTGCCAAGGCATACAATAACCTGGCCAACATTTATTACCTGCAAATGGAAATGGACCGGGCGCGGGAGACCTATGAAACGGTATTGGAGATCGACCCCGCAAACCATACGGCCCGGCACATGATGGACGCCCTGCGCGGCGCAACCACCCAGGCGGCTCCGGCGGAATACGTCTCCCGGCTGTTCGACAAGGCAGCACCGGAATTCGAGGAAAGGCTGGTCCTTTCCCTCAAGTACCAGTCACCTAAAGAACTTCGGCAGATGCTGGACGCTTTGGTTCCGGAAGAAAAGGTTTTTGACTGCGCGGTCGATCTGGGTTGCGGTACCGGGCTTTCCGGAGAAGCGTTCAAATCGCGCACCCGAAGGCTGGTGGGTGTGGACCTCTCTGCGCGGATGCTGCAAAAGGCCCGTGAAAAAAAAATCTACGATGCCCTGCATGAAGGAGGACTGGTCGAGTTTCTTGACCAGTCCCAGGAGAAGTTCGATCTGTACCTTGCGGCGGACGTGCTGGTGTACATCGGTGATCTGGACCCGTTGTTCCAGGCGGCGCGGAAACGCGCAACAGGCAGTGCATGGTTTTTGTTTTCAGTGGAACGGGTGGATGAAACCGATTTTGCCCTGCGACCGACCGGGCGCTACGCCCATTCCCGATCCTACATCGAATCCATTGCAGACAAACACGGCTTTACCTGCATGGCGATTGAGGAAACGGTGGTGCGCATGGAACGCGACGAACCCATTCCCGGTTACAACGTGGTGACCCGCCTTAAAGAAACCGACTGA
- a CDS encoding amidohydrolase family protein, translating to MRTHTAVLIRDGKVAETGPASQLKPEGATVIDLGDATLLPGFIELHAHLTYKKVPEDTVLRHGITTLRDVGGPVHPPRGGNGTLRVMTSGPILTAPQGYPIPALGTANIAIPIHNEGEARKTVRDLIAKGAVVIKIALEPGGEHRAPWSMHHAHGHGHATPASHQEKADHTHKAKTPHTGPHSSQHSSHTPASSHWPLLPESVVKAIVDEAHRHNRSVTAHVGEERGVRIALAAGVDEWAHMPCDPIPESLLKQAVAQNVTIVSTLDTLSKCTGIQQNAKMWKALGGSLLYGAEIAHPDIPWGIDGQELLYLMQWAGKNPMEILRAATSHSGKHLGVPLLGTLEPGAPADLIAVKGNPLHGLKALEYPDLVISGGHVVVNRF from the coding sequence GTGCGGACCCACACCGCCGTTTTGATCCGGGATGGAAAAGTGGCGGAAACGGGTCCGGCGTCCCAGCTGAAACCGGAAGGCGCAACCGTGATCGATCTGGGCGATGCCACGCTGCTTCCCGGTTTTATCGAACTGCATGCCCACCTTACATACAAAAAGGTGCCCGAAGATACGGTTCTCCGTCACGGCATCACCACCCTTCGCGATGTGGGGGGACCCGTCCACCCGCCGCGCGGCGGCAACGGCACCTTGCGAGTGATGACCTCCGGGCCAATTCTCACCGCGCCGCAGGGTTATCCCATCCCGGCCCTTGGCACAGCGAATATTGCCATCCCAATCCACAATGAGGGCGAGGCACGCAAAACGGTGCGGGATCTGATCGCCAAGGGGGCGGTGGTGATCAAGATCGCGCTGGAACCGGGAGGAGAGCACCGCGCCCCGTGGTCGATGCATCACGCACATGGCCACGGCCATGCCACCCCCGCCTCACACCAGGAAAAAGCAGATCATACGCACAAAGCGAAAACCCCTCACACAGGTCCACATTCCAGTCAACATTCCTCGCATACCCCCGCTTCCTCACACTGGCCTTTGCTTCCGGAATCGGTGGTGAAAGCCATCGTCGACGAAGCGCACCGTCACAACAGATCTGTCACCGCCCACGTGGGCGAAGAACGGGGGGTGCGCATCGCTCTTGCGGCAGGAGTCGATGAATGGGCGCACATGCCCTGCGATCCCATACCCGAATCATTGCTGAAACAGGCGGTGGCTCAGAATGTCACCATTGTTTCCACTCTTGATACGTTGTCCAAATGCACCGGCATTCAACAGAATGCAAAGATGTGGAAGGCGCTGGGTGGTTCCCTGCTCTATGGAGCGGAAATCGCGCATCCCGACATCCCCTGGGGCATCGACGGGCAGGAACTGCTTTACCTCATGCAGTGGGCGGGAAAGAACCCGATGGAAATCCTTCGCGCCGCGACGTCCCACTCCGGAAAACACCTGGGTGTACCGCTTCTCGGTACCCTGGAGCCGGGGGCGCCAGCGGACCTCATCGCCGTGAAGGGAAACCCGTTACACGGCCTGAAAGCCCTCGAATACCCCGACCTGGTGATTTCCGGTGGCCACGTGGTGGTGAACCGCTTCTGA
- the arsC gene encoding arsenate reductase (glutaredoxin) (This arsenate reductase requires both glutathione and glutaredoxin to convert arsenate to arsenite, after which the efflux transporter formed by ArsA and ArsB can extrude the arsenite from the cell, providing resistance.), with protein MSVTIYHNTKCSKSRATLELLKEKGIEPEVVEYLKTPPSAGTLMGILKKLGMTPRELMRKKEDEYGDLKLDNPGLTDEELVQAMTENPILIERPIVLANGKAALGRPPEQVLEIL; from the coding sequence ATGTCAGTCACCATCTACCACAATACGAAATGCAGTAAGTCGCGCGCGACGCTGGAGTTGCTGAAGGAAAAAGGCATCGAGCCCGAAGTCGTCGAATATCTTAAAACTCCGCCATCGGCGGGTACGTTGATGGGGATCCTGAAAAAACTGGGTATGACCCCGCGTGAGTTGATGCGAAAAAAAGAGGACGAATACGGGGATTTGAAGCTAGACAACCCCGGACTGACAGACGAGGAACTGGTTCAGGCTATGACGGAAAACCCCATTCTCATCGAGCGCCCCATCGTGCTCGCAAACGGCAAAGCCGCGCTCGGCCGCCCGCCGGAACAGGTCCTGGAAATACTATAA
- a CDS encoding ArnT family glycosyltransferase: MPDQAVASNTSRYRIILALAVLSFLPTLFLPYTGEEGVYTITSMEMAQRGDWWIPTLYGEPYPRPPMMNWLMFPLAWLTGWENILVASRLVAALATVATGWLLLAFVSRVYRDRQLAFHSALFFFSGDTLFYRGWLAYADPLFGFFVFIAIASLMLMVHENRKIFLLGVMFGLTGSFLTKAVTGYVFYALSLVVVCIFHKQGRRIIATPLSILMHSLALAVPVLWSRWAEGAGSLIAMMQLVVDKLTGVNPPFSPVSFLGERVAFLAESGVVLLPGSAIVFYLIFRNRSLPSVKQNPFAQTVAWLVFLNYLPYLFALSTNIRYVLPLYPWCALLLALLLSDQKTFPLKRWATPLFAMIVSLKLLFTAGTFLWFQTSDHSNAHSKAARQVIAQTGLHPLYVVDSSSIGLSVTAHIDSLRFPDPPLTKPSTGWADAFVLAREYQFPNDRVVATFHLPGGTIHLRCRGSACIK; encoded by the coding sequence ATGCCAGATCAAGCCGTGGCTTCAAATACATCACGCTACCGGATAATTCTGGCTCTGGCTGTTTTGAGCTTTCTTCCCACTCTTTTCCTGCCCTACACAGGTGAGGAAGGTGTTTATACCATCACTTCGATGGAAATGGCTCAGCGCGGCGATTGGTGGATTCCCACTTTATACGGAGAACCCTACCCGCGCCCTCCCATGATGAACTGGCTGATGTTTCCTCTTGCCTGGCTGACCGGATGGGAAAACATCCTGGTTGCATCGCGCTTGGTGGCGGCTCTGGCTACGGTCGCGACAGGATGGCTCCTCCTCGCATTTGTCTCCCGGGTTTACCGGGACAGGCAACTGGCTTTTCACAGCGCCCTGTTCTTTTTTTCCGGCGATACGCTTTTTTACCGCGGCTGGCTCGCTTACGCCGATCCCCTGTTCGGATTTTTCGTATTTATCGCCATTGCTTCCCTGATGCTGATGGTCCATGAAAACAGAAAAATCTTTTTATTGGGCGTCATGTTTGGATTGACGGGATCCTTCCTCACCAAGGCCGTCACCGGATACGTTTTCTATGCCCTATCACTTGTGGTGGTTTGCATCTTCCATAAACAGGGACGCAGAATCATCGCGACGCCCTTATCGATCCTCATGCATTCCCTTGCTTTGGCGGTTCCTGTGCTCTGGTCGAGGTGGGCCGAGGGGGCGGGGTCCCTAATTGCGATGATGCAGCTGGTTGTGGACAAGCTGACCGGAGTAAATCCTCCCTTTTCCCCAGTCTCGTTTCTGGGGGAACGGGTTGCTTTTCTGGCGGAGAGTGGTGTCGTCCTGTTACCCGGAAGCGCGATCGTGTTTTATCTGATTTTTCGAAACCGCTCCCTGCCCTCCGTCAAACAAAACCCTTTTGCGCAAACGGTAGCGTGGCTGGTATTTTTGAATTACCTGCCGTACCTGTTCGCTCTCTCAACCAACATCCGATATGTCCTTCCCCTCTATCCGTGGTGCGCCCTCCTGCTTGCCCTGTTGCTGTCGGATCAGAAAACGTTTCCCCTGAAACGATGGGCGACGCCTCTGTTTGCCATGATCGTTTCGCTAAAACTGTTATTCACAGCCGGCACCTTTCTCTGGTTCCAGACCAGCGATCATTCTAATGCCCATTCAAAAGCGGCCAGGCAGGTGATTGCTCAAACCGGGCTGCATCCCCTTTATGTCGTGGATTCCTCATCCATCGGACTCAGCGTGACGGCGCACATCGACAGCCTGCGATTTCCCGACCCTCCCTTGACCAAACCCAGCACCGGCTGGGCCGACGCCTTCGTGCTGGCCCGGGAATACCAGTTCCCGAATGACCGGGTGGTCGCTACTTTCCATTTACCGGGAGGAACGATCCATCTGCGTTGCCGCGGCAGCGCTTGCATAAAATAA
- a CDS encoding SulP family inorganic anion transporter: MVSTPELKRFTFANWRGDMAGGISAGIVGIPLALAFGAQSGLGPVAGFYGAIALSLVASVSGGTPTQISGPTGPMLVVAALVVSGSIEQAGSLEAAFPTIIATFFFAGVMQALFGVLRFGKYIRYIPYPVVSGFMTGIGIIIILLQIFPLVGKESPKGIHNILLGLPQLFSDFNFEAASLGLVTVAIIFLFPKITRTVPNILLALVTVSVLAVWTGFKVVNIGAIPSQLPEFKLGLLVNWESMNLEIIFYSGITLALLGSIDSLLTSVIADNVTKTKHDSNQELIGQGLGNMAAASIGGIPGAGTTMSTLVNTNSGARTRLSGVVHGLSLILVLMVAGPWVSRIPVPVLAGILVTVGIGIIDYKGLKHIFRLPREETAVMVAVLLMTVFADLIQAVALGMILSSILFMKKMGDLAETQTEVMSLGSYSNSQDSSADESVCLTPELSDAVFIKRLRGPLFFGFAMTFQDIAKQFQGIRIVILKMKEVPFVDQTGLFAMEEVVLDLKSRGITVFICGLQDQPQDMLMKIDMIPSLIPERFLFPELADCVDYLSRRKTLNFSEDD; this comes from the coding sequence GTGGTTTCCACACCGGAATTGAAACGCTTCACCTTTGCCAACTGGCGCGGGGATATGGCCGGAGGCATTTCCGCCGGAATCGTGGGCATTCCGCTGGCGCTCGCATTTGGAGCCCAGTCGGGATTGGGTCCCGTTGCGGGATTCTATGGTGCCATCGCCCTGAGCCTGGTCGCATCGGTATCTGGCGGTACGCCTACCCAGATCAGCGGACCCACCGGGCCGATGCTTGTCGTTGCCGCCCTTGTGGTCAGCGGGTCGATCGAACAGGCAGGAAGCCTGGAAGCCGCCTTTCCCACCATCATCGCAACATTCTTTTTTGCAGGAGTGATGCAGGCCCTCTTCGGAGTTTTGAGGTTCGGTAAATACATCCGGTACATCCCTTACCCCGTGGTCTCCGGTTTCATGACGGGAATCGGAATCATCATCATTCTTCTCCAGATTTTCCCATTGGTGGGAAAGGAATCGCCGAAAGGCATTCACAACATACTCCTCGGGCTCCCTCAACTTTTTTCCGACTTCAATTTCGAAGCGGCGAGCCTGGGGTTGGTCACGGTGGCCATCATTTTTCTTTTTCCGAAAATCACCCGCACCGTACCCAATATTTTGCTGGCCCTGGTCACTGTTTCCGTGCTGGCGGTGTGGACGGGTTTCAAAGTGGTCAACATCGGGGCCATCCCTTCCCAGCTACCGGAGTTCAAGCTGGGTCTGCTCGTCAACTGGGAATCGATGAACCTGGAGATAATTTTTTATTCCGGCATCACCCTGGCGCTTCTGGGGAGCATCGATTCGCTGCTCACTTCCGTTATCGCGGACAACGTCACCAAAACCAAGCATGACAGCAACCAGGAATTGATCGGTCAGGGGCTTGGCAACATGGCGGCGGCCTCGATTGGCGGCATCCCCGGCGCGGGCACCACCATGTCCACCCTCGTCAATACCAATTCGGGAGCGCGGACGCGGCTTTCCGGCGTGGTGCACGGCCTGTCCCTGATTCTGGTGCTCATGGTCGCGGGGCCCTGGGTGTCCCGGATTCCGGTACCGGTGTTGGCGGGAATCCTGGTGACGGTGGGAATCGGCATCATCGACTACAAGGGCCTCAAGCACATCTTCAGGCTCCCTCGCGAAGAGACCGCCGTCATGGTCGCGGTGCTTTTGATGACCGTATTCGCGGACCTCATTCAGGCCGTGGCCCTCGGCATGATTCTATCCTCCATCCTGTTCATGAAAAAAATGGGAGACCTGGCCGAAACCCAGACGGAAGTCATGTCGCTGGGCTCCTATTCCAACTCGCAGGACTCGTCCGCCGATGAGAGCGTTTGCCTGACGCCCGAATTGTCCGACGCGGTTTTCATCAAACGCCTCCGCGGCCCGCTGTTTTTTGGGTTTGCGATGACGTTTCAGGATATCGCCAAACAGTTCCAGGGAATTCGCATTGTCATTCTTAAAATGAAGGAAGTGCCGTTCGTCGACCAGACCGGACTGTTTGCCATGGAAGAGGTGGTCCTGGATTTGAAAAGCCGCGGGATCACCGTTTTCATTTGCGGATTGCAGGATCAGCCGCAGGACATGCTCATGAAAATCGACATGATACCCAGCCTGATTCCCGAGCGGTTCCTGTTTCCGGAACTCGCAGATTGCGTGGATTATCTCAGCCGTAGGAAAACCCTGAATTTTTCCGAGGACGATTGA